Proteins encoded by one window of Acidobacteriota bacterium:
- a CDS encoding amidohydrolase family protein encodes MSRPLRALRGGILTAHPGGRVTYRRDGLLVFDGRGRIVHAGAASRRWVRVPLAGGSARALVAAAFWDPHVHLPQLSIAGRYHEPLERWLERRALPAEVRHGEKTVARAESEAFCRALVAAGTAGAGVFTAPFAHGPVLALEAARRWGLALRAGAPLIEHGAPAALCHTAAWWMRRLEQADVALGAGAAVVPRYALSCGEKLLRQAGALARRRRRWVLSHIAETREEVRRAAARFDSRSIARLYDDCGLLTPRSLLAHGVWLEPGELELLRRRRSWIVHCPTSNAALGSGRMPLEALRRWGVRWCLASDVGAGPRLSLLDVMREALEVHRHHARLDPAEAYYRATLAGAEALGWGRGRGALEVGRRADCVVVEGEAFRSRTAAGVVREWIERGGGVLWLAGRPGGAVSP; translated from the coding sequence GTGAGCCGGCCCCTGCGAGCGCTGCGGGGAGGGATTCTCACCGCCCACCCGGGGGGGCGGGTGACCTACCGGCGGGACGGATTGCTGGTGTTCGACGGTCGGGGGCGGATCGTGCACGCGGGGGCGGCGAGTCGGCGCTGGGTCCGGGTGCCGCTGGCGGGCGGCTCGGCGCGGGCGCTGGTGGCGGCGGCGTTCTGGGATCCCCACGTGCACCTGCCCCAACTCTCCATCGCCGGCCGGTATCACGAGCCGCTCGAGCGCTGGCTCGAGCGCCGGGCGCTGCCGGCGGAGGTACGGCACGGGGAGAAGACCGTGGCGCGGGCAGAGAGCGAGGCGTTCTGCCGGGCGCTGGTGGCGGCGGGCACGGCCGGGGCGGGAGTCTTCACCGCGCCCTTCGCCCACGGCCCGGTCCTGGCGCTGGAGGCGGCGCGGCGCTGGGGGCTGGCCCTGCGGGCCGGAGCGCCTTTGATCGAGCACGGAGCCCCCGCGGCCCTGTGTCACACGGCAGCGTGGTGGATGCGACGGCTGGAGCAGGCCGACGTCGCGCTGGGGGCCGGGGCGGCGGTGGTGCCGCGCTACGCGCTTTCCTGCGGGGAGAAGCTGTTGCGCCAGGCGGGGGCGCTGGCGCGGCGACGACGGCGCTGGGTGCTGAGCCACATCGCCGAGACCCGGGAGGAAGTACGCCGGGCGGCCGCGCGCTTCGACTCTCGCAGCATCGCTCGCCTCTACGACGACTGCGGCCTGCTCACCCCCCGCTCGCTGCTGGCCCACGGCGTGTGGCTCGAGCCCGGAGAACTCGAGTTGCTGCGTCGACGGCGGAGTTGGATCGTGCACTGCCCCACCTCGAACGCGGCCCTGGGGAGCGGACGGATGCCGCTCGAGGCCCTGCGCCGGTGGGGGGTGCGCTGGTGTCTGGCCAGCGACGTGGGTGCGGGGCCCCGGTTGAGCCTGCTCGACGTGATGCGCGAGGCCCTGGAAGTGCACCGCCATCACGCGAGGTTGGATCCTGCGGAGGCCTACTACCGGGCCACCCTGGCCGGGGCCGAGGCCCTGGGGTGGGGACGCGGACGGGGAGCGCTCGAAGTGGGACGTCGGGCCGACTGCGTGGTGGTGGAGGGCGAGGCGTTCCGATCCCGCACGGCGGCGGGGGTGGTGCGGGAGTGGATCGAGCGAGGGGGCGGAGTGCTGTGGCTCGCCGGTCGGCCGGGGGGCGCGGTCAGTCCTTGA
- a CDS encoding FAD-binding oxidoreductase, which translates to MSRITRSAGAIEPYLVDESRLEGGCAEEVGWPGSAEEAAEMLAAWHGRELPVTVSGGGTGVVGGRVPRGGAVLATERMNRVLDLRPVEGGALLRVQAGVSLAEVQQVAARAGLLYPPDPTETGCLIGGNLATNASGARSLRFGSTRRWVEAVRVALVDGSSAWIRRGEPPLVGTSVVCDRFGNRPITVPVPRWRPPATTKCTAGYHCAEGMDLVDLLVGSEGTLCVFLEAELRLVPAPVEILSGLLFFEREEQAFAFVEAARAELEPWALELIGGEALALLRERGAPLPAAAHAAIFFEEGITAAAADRRDGRWDAWLALAERSGAAAESWLADSAADDRRFRRWRHAIPATINETLARRGVRKVSTDTAVPRGRAPALIGRYRRRLDEQGFEYVVFGHAGDDHVHVNILPRDAEQMPRIESLYREMVTIAAEMGGAVAAEHGLGKVKRWALPIQYGPQVIERMEHLRRAFDPAARLGRGTLFPDPAEPA; encoded by the coding sequence GTGAGCCGTATCACTCGCAGCGCCGGCGCCATCGAGCCCTACCTGGTGGACGAGAGCCGCCTCGAGGGGGGGTGTGCCGAGGAAGTCGGGTGGCCGGGCAGTGCCGAGGAAGCCGCCGAGATGCTGGCCGCGTGGCACGGGCGGGAACTGCCGGTGACCGTCTCCGGGGGCGGCACCGGCGTGGTCGGTGGACGGGTGCCCCGGGGCGGGGCGGTGCTGGCCACCGAGCGCATGAACCGGGTGCTGGACCTGCGGCCGGTGGAAGGGGGCGCCCTGCTACGGGTGCAGGCGGGGGTCAGCCTGGCCGAGGTGCAGCAGGTCGCGGCCCGGGCGGGCCTGCTCTACCCTCCGGATCCCACCGAGACCGGCTGCCTGATCGGCGGCAACCTGGCGACCAACGCTTCCGGCGCCCGCTCCCTGCGTTTCGGGTCCACCCGTCGCTGGGTCGAGGCGGTGCGGGTGGCTCTGGTGGATGGATCGAGTGCCTGGATCCGCCGGGGGGAGCCGCCCCTGGTCGGGACGTCGGTGGTCTGCGACCGGTTCGGGAATCGGCCGATCACCGTTCCCGTGCCCCGCTGGCGCCCTCCGGCCACCACCAAGTGCACGGCGGGTTACCACTGCGCGGAGGGCATGGACCTGGTGGATCTGCTGGTGGGCTCCGAGGGCACCCTGTGCGTCTTTCTCGAGGCGGAACTGCGCCTGGTGCCGGCCCCGGTGGAGATCCTCTCCGGGCTGCTGTTCTTCGAGCGGGAAGAGCAGGCCTTCGCCTTTGTCGAGGCGGCGCGTGCCGAACTCGAACCCTGGGCCCTGGAGTTGATCGGGGGCGAGGCGCTGGCGCTGCTGCGCGAGCGGGGCGCGCCGCTGCCCGCCGCGGCCCATGCGGCGATCTTCTTCGAAGAGGGCATCACGGCCGCGGCGGCCGATCGGCGGGACGGGCGCTGGGATGCCTGGCTCGCGCTGGCCGAGCGCAGCGGCGCGGCGGCCGAGTCGTGGCTGGCGGACAGCGCCGCCGACGATCGCCGCTTTCGCCGGTGGCGCCACGCGATTCCGGCGACGATCAACGAGACGCTGGCTCGTCGCGGGGTGCGCAAGGTGAGTACCGACACCGCCGTGCCCCGGGGGCGGGCCCCGGCGCTGATCGGTCGCTATCGGCGGCGCCTCGACGAACAGGGCTTCGAGTACGTGGTTTTCGGGCACGCCGGTGACGATCACGTGCACGTGAACATCTTGCCCCGGGACGCCGAACAGATGCCCCGGATCGAGAGCCTCTACCGGGAGATGGTGACGATCGCCGCGGAGATGGGCGGCGCGGTAGCCGCCGAGCACGGCCTGGGCAAGGTCAAACGGTGGGCCCTGCCGATCCAGTACGGGCCCCAGGTGATCGAGCGCATGGAGCATCTGCGACGGGCCTTCGATCCCGCCGCTCGCCTCGGCCGCGGCACGCTCTTCCCCGATCCGGCAGAGCCCGCGTGA
- a CDS encoding LysM peptidoglycan-binding domain-containing protein, producing the protein MSETWWSALGAAAAVLVLAALARPEARAAQGVDPRPAPVTTPVRETAASAPEVAAATPEPPRSAPPSAAKVRDGRLVIQLGEDESLEQLAARLYGRAAVAPLLLRAGLPARGPAEIEVPLARTVRLAQGQSLGALARRHVGRADRWKVLAALSGIGDPRRARPGREIVIPAVLEVEVRRGDSLSAYAAMAWGSAQGAALIADWNGLRTGAWIHQGERIEVPIGGPFAEPE; encoded by the coding sequence ATGTCGGAAACCTGGTGGAGCGCCCTGGGCGCGGCGGCGGCCGTGCTCGTACTCGCGGCCCTGGCACGACCCGAAGCCCGGGCGGCCCAGGGAGTGGATCCGCGGCCGGCCCCGGTCACGACTCCCGTCCGGGAGACCGCGGCTTCCGCCCCGGAGGTCGCTGCCGCAACGCCGGAGCCCCCTCGATCCGCCCCGCCTTCCGCGGCGAAGGTCCGTGACGGGCGGCTGGTGATCCAACTGGGCGAAGACGAATCCCTCGAGCAACTCGCCGCCCGCCTCTACGGCCGCGCCGCCGTCGCCCCACTCCTTCTCCGCGCCGGTCTGCCGGCCCGGGGACCCGCCGAGATCGAGGTGCCCCTGGCACGTACGGTCCGGCTCGCCCAAGGCCAGAGCCTCGGCGCCCTGGCGCGCCGCCACGTCGGCCGGGCCGATCGCTGGAAGGTCCTCGCCGCGCTCAGCGGCATCGGTGATCCGCGACGCGCCCGACCCGGGCGGGAGATCGTGATCCCCGCGGTACTGGAGGTCGAGGTGCGGCGGGGAGACAGCCTGTCGGCCTATGCCGCCATGGCCTGGGGGAGCGCGCAAGGCGCAGCCTTGATCGCCGACTGGAACGGACTGCGGACCGGAGCCTGGATCCACCAGGGCGAACGGATCGAGGTGCCGATCGGCGGTCCTTTCGCGGAGCCGGAATGA
- a CDS encoding late competence development ComFB family protein → MFTQGRYDHRHEEDNPSLGTSTHEMREVCGISLDRIRNAGEVLACRMLEQKLERCPEIDKSKDLIEDIYCLALNRVPALYYHSASSFAARLEDQGPPTDILEALDKALDYAILKVMENPRRH, encoded by the coding sequence GTGTTCACTCAGGGCCGATACGACCACCGACACGAGGAGGACAACCCGAGCCTGGGAACCTCGACCCACGAGATGCGCGAGGTCTGCGGGATCTCTCTCGATCGCATCCGCAACGCGGGCGAGGTGCTGGCCTGCCGGATGCTGGAACAGAAGCTCGAGCGCTGTCCCGAGATCGACAAGAGCAAGGACCTGATCGAGGACATCTACTGCCTGGCCCTCAACCGGGTGCCGGCGCTCTACTACCACAGCGCGTCCTCGTTCGCGGCGCGTCTCGAAGACCAGGGGCCGCCGACGGATATTCTCGAGGCCCTCGACAAGGCCCTCGACTACGCGATCCTCAAGGTGATGGAAAACCCCCGGCGTCACTGA
- a CDS encoding response regulator, with protein MKTKGGRDGPRVLVVDDEPVVLHSLALVLDHAGYSCIACESGSRAVETLTGDTPLDLALVDLVLPDIPGEEVLAEARRLRPGLPLVAMSGFGRGAAPEQGPEMAFDAFLAKPFERQALLAKIRDLVGCRQA; from the coding sequence GTGAAGACAAAAGGGGGCCGTGACGGCCCGCGCGTTCTCGTCGTCGACGACGAACCCGTCGTGCTGCACTCCCTGGCACTCGTCCTGGACCACGCCGGCTACTCATGTATCGCCTGCGAGAGTGGCAGCCGGGCCGTCGAAACCCTTACGGGCGACACTCCCCTGGACCTCGCCCTGGTGGACCTGGTCCTGCCGGACATCCCCGGCGAAGAGGTGCTCGCCGAGGCCCGGCGCCTGCGACCGGGGCTGCCCCTGGTGGCGATGAGCGGCTTCGGCCGCGGGGCGGCGCCCGAGCAGGGCCCGGAAATGGCGTTCGACGCCTTTCTGGCCAAGCCTTTCGAGCGCCAGGCGCTGCTCGCGAAGATCCGCGACCTGGTGGGCTGCCGGCAGGCCTGA
- a CDS encoding glycosyltransferase family 39 protein: MTAADPHRFPRRAVLALLALAATLGLLELGRRDLWAPDEPKYALVAREMLETGQFLRPHVNGAPYPDKPPLLFWCIALASLVTGGVGQPAAVLPSILAMLLTLWATGRLAHRLSGQRAPPVLAVGLLLVAYRFISQGTFGQIDMLLTACTTWAFLLLVEGGGLLEGRPVDRRRIVGAFALMGLGILAKGPVALICPLGGFLLGAALAGRRDTWRSLRSAAAWLTLLAVVGAWLIPAAVGALSGGQQAWLENILFRQTAVRYAASWHHHQPPWYFLVVPWYDFLPTILLLPAAAWSLLRGEDRHRTAPRLLAGACLFVLIFFSIPSGKRGLYLMPLYPWLATWLAIDLDRRLQRAGRALAPLRGAGMLLGVAFLAAAAWLPAGLEKVRQRQGVDLPAAPLFTVLLLLTLAHLWLALRPGRRALAGTFATWLLLHGLIFTVIHPAFDPRKSARPFIAAIRQRTVEEATGGMVDFRAQFAFYGGRLLTAQPRDDAAMDRIARRLESDEPFWVIVRRPQAEGLLSRIHPDRRPTLIVEKGVGDKDLVVYANRAALKDADRP; encoded by the coding sequence ATGACAGCCGCCGACCCACATCGTTTCCCCCGGCGGGCCGTGCTGGCCCTGTTGGCCCTGGCGGCGACGCTGGGCCTGCTCGAACTGGGCCGCCGGGATCTGTGGGCTCCCGACGAACCCAAGTACGCCCTGGTGGCCCGGGAAATGCTCGAAACCGGGCAATTCCTCCGGCCGCACGTCAATGGCGCCCCCTATCCGGACAAGCCGCCCCTGTTGTTCTGGTGCATCGCCCTGGCCTCCCTGGTCACCGGCGGCGTGGGACAGCCGGCGGCGGTGCTGCCCTCGATTCTGGCCATGTTGCTGACCCTCTGGGCGACGGGACGACTCGCTCACCGCCTCAGCGGCCAGCGGGCCCCTCCCGTACTGGCGGTGGGCCTGCTGCTGGTGGCCTACCGCTTCATTTCCCAGGGCACTTTCGGCCAGATCGACATGCTGCTGACCGCCTGCACCACCTGGGCCTTCCTTCTGCTGGTGGAGGGCGGCGGCCTGCTCGAGGGCCGGCCCGTCGATCGACGGCGGATCGTCGGGGCCTTCGCCCTGATGGGACTGGGCATCCTGGCCAAGGGACCGGTGGCGCTGATCTGTCCGCTGGGGGGCTTCCTTCTCGGCGCCGCCCTGGCCGGCCGCCGGGACACCTGGCGGTCACTGCGCAGCGCCGCCGCCTGGCTGACCCTGCTGGCGGTGGTGGGGGCCTGGCTGATCCCCGCGGCGGTCGGGGCCCTCAGCGGCGGCCAGCAGGCCTGGCTCGAGAACATCCTCTTCCGGCAGACCGCCGTGCGCTACGCGGCGTCCTGGCATCACCACCAGCCTCCCTGGTATTTCCTGGTCGTCCCGTGGTACGACTTTCTACCGACGATCCTGCTGTTGCCCGCCGCCGCCTGGTCCCTGCTGCGGGGCGAGGACCGCCACCGGACGGCGCCCCGGCTGCTGGCCGGCGCCTGCCTGTTCGTGCTGATCTTCTTCTCGATCCCCAGTGGCAAGCGGGGCCTGTACCTGATGCCCCTCTATCCCTGGCTGGCCACCTGGCTGGCCATCGACCTCGACCGCCGCCTGCAGCGTGCCGGGCGGGCGCTGGCCCCGCTGCGCGGGGCGGGCATGCTGCTCGGCGTCGCCTTCCTCGCCGCGGCGGCATGGCTCCCCGCCGGCCTCGAGAAGGTACGCCAGCGCCAGGGGGTCGATCTTCCCGCCGCGCCCCTCTTCACCGTGCTGCTGCTGCTGACCCTGGCCCACCTGTGGCTCGCCCTGCGACCCGGCCGCCGCGCCCTGGCGGGCACCTTCGCCACCTGGCTGCTGCTGCACGGGCTGATCTTCACCGTCATCCACCCTGCTTTCGATCCACGCAAGTCGGCCCGCCCCTTCATCGCCGCCATTCGCCAGCGCACGGTGGAGGAGGCCACCGGCGGGATGGTCGATTTCCGGGCCCAGTTCGCCTTCTACGGGGGGCGGCTGCTGACGGCCCAACCGCGGGACGACGCGGCCATGGACCGCATCGCCCGGCGCCTGGAAAGCGACGAGCCCTTCTGGGTGATCGTCCGCCGCCCCCAGGCCGAAGGGCTCCTGTCCCGCATCCACCCCGACCGGCGGCCGACGCTGATCGTCGAAAAAGGCGTGGGTGACAAGGACCTGGTGGTCTACGCCAATCGAGCCGCGCTGAAGGACGCCGACCGGCCATGA
- a CDS encoding glycosyltransferase family 39 protein: MKSTGRGLVPVLVALAILGPSVPGRELLPPDEPRFAWIAQQMMQSGDWLLPRYDGALYLDKPPLLLWLQALAAAGGGLGREVAARWASLAATAGLVLLVYHAGRRWYDETTGFLAALILPSSLLVLERGAWGSTDALLACWVFVALWAADGIARRPRAAPFTAGLATGLGVLTKGPVALLLVALAVAAGLPRRSEGPSWRVFVHPLFILGLGMTVAPWVVAVGLRAGWEVFAQAAWHHSGDRFLHSWDNIEPWWYHLENLFTGFFPWSLATIGALWPAFARRRLADRRSLWLALWLALALIVFSLPAGKRGVYLLPLYPALALLAARALPALAAWAPGRRLGGGLLLGVGLLALGVGAWILLPAAGSPLPPAIASLPAVHAAAAGLMLTLAACLGLGGALALPGRAPLWAGPLAFAIATGALWPPLLGPAVNQAQGARRLGREVRATLPAGARVGITPNKRDLVRLYALPGARLLADPDAVARHLASDPRALALGPAEELGPPRSWPPGTRILWTTRLGRDHLLLVGRPAVQ; this comes from the coding sequence ATGAAGTCCACCGGACGGGGCCTGGTGCCGGTCCTGGTGGCGCTGGCCATCCTCGGCCCCTCCGTCCCCGGCCGGGAACTGCTCCCTCCCGACGAGCCGCGTTTCGCGTGGATCGCCCAGCAGATGATGCAGAGCGGCGACTGGCTCCTGCCCCGCTACGACGGCGCGCTCTACCTGGACAAGCCGCCCCTGCTGCTGTGGCTGCAAGCCCTGGCCGCCGCGGGCGGGGGCCTCGGCCGGGAGGTCGCCGCCCGCTGGGCGAGCCTGGCGGCCACGGCGGGACTGGTGCTGCTGGTCTACCACGCGGGACGGCGCTGGTACGACGAGACGACGGGCTTTCTCGCCGCGCTGATCCTGCCTTCCTCGTTGCTCGTGCTCGAGCGGGGCGCCTGGGGCTCCACCGACGCCCTGCTCGCCTGCTGGGTCTTCGTCGCCCTCTGGGCCGCCGATGGCATCGCCCGGCGCCCGCGCGCGGCTCCCTTCACCGCGGGCCTGGCCACGGGCCTGGGCGTGTTGACCAAGGGGCCGGTGGCGCTGCTCCTGGTGGCGCTGGCCGTGGCGGCGGGGTTGCCCCGGCGCAGCGAGGGCCCCAGCTGGCGCGTGTTCGTCCACCCGCTCTTCATCCTCGGCCTGGGCATGACCGTCGCCCCCTGGGTCGTGGCCGTCGGCCTGCGGGCCGGCTGGGAAGTCTTCGCCCAGGCCGCCTGGCACCACAGCGGCGACCGCTTCCTGCACTCGTGGGACAACATCGAGCCCTGGTGGTACCACCTGGAAAACCTCTTCACGGGCTTCTTCCCCTGGTCCCTCGCCACCATCGGCGCCCTGTGGCCCGCTTTCGCCCGCCGCCGGCTGGCCGACCGCCGCTCCCTCTGGCTGGCCCTCTGGCTGGCCCTGGCGCTGATCGTCTTCTCGCTGCCCGCAGGCAAGCGGGGGGTCTACCTGCTGCCCCTCTACCCCGCCCTGGCCCTGCTCGCCGCGCGGGCTCTGCCGGCCCTCGCGGCCTGGGCCCCGGGGCGGCGACTCGGCGGCGGGCTGCTGTTGGGCGTGGGCCTGCTGGCCCTCGGCGTGGGAGCGTGGATCCTCCTCCCCGCCGCCGGCTCGCCCCTGCCCCCGGCCATCGCCTCCCTGCCCGCGGTCCACGCCGCCGCCGCGGGGCTGATGCTGACCCTAGCCGCCTGCCTGGGCCTGGGGGGGGCGTTGGCGCTGCCGGGGCGGGCGCCCCTGTGGGCCGGACCGCTGGCCTTCGCCATCGCCACGGGGGCCCTGTGGCCTCCCTTGCTGGGACCCGCGGTCAACCAGGCCCAGGGGGCGCGGCGACTGGGCCGGGAAGTGCGCGCGACCCTGCCCGCCGGCGCGCGGGTGGGCATCACGCCCAACAAGCGCGACCTGGTGCGGCTCTACGCCCTGCCCGGGGCCCGGCTGCTGGCCGATCCCGACGCCGTGGCCCGCCACCTGGCCTCGGATCCCCGGGCCCTGGCCCTCGGTCCCGCCGAGGAACTGGGCCCGCCGCGTTCCTGGCCGCCGGGGACCCGAATCCTGTGGACCACCCGCCTGGGCCGCGACCACCTGTTGCTGGTCGGCCGACCGGCCGTCCAGTAA
- a CDS encoding HAMP domain-containing sensor histidine kinase yields MARGETASPRRRKARDPLQVNLRWLVYLILLAVIVPTTLVTGVGVAVMTSRDGPRDLIFGILVTAFALSVIAGAFLLLVLAWRGARLARIQETFLSHMGHELLTPLAGIRLHTQILEKHDLPPVGRASLRSIARETSRLQELVQRILRWREIRSSADLYRRRRTTAGEIVQQVRRLLPESSRVKIRIASPRAPLRGDPESLAEAVINLISNALKYSADPKPVELAVRQLAGRVIFVVSDRGPGLPSENRSRIFEPFQRRIPAGVVDPGGSGLGLAIASQIAIAHRGKLGALDRRGGGTRFYIHVPLDRSP; encoded by the coding sequence ATGGCACGCGGCGAAACAGCCTCCCCCCGGCGGCGCAAGGCGCGGGACCCCCTGCAGGTCAACCTGCGCTGGCTGGTCTACCTGATTCTGCTGGCGGTGATCGTGCCCACCACCCTGGTCACCGGTGTCGGCGTCGCCGTGATGACTTCCCGGGACGGCCCGCGCGACCTGATCTTCGGCATTCTGGTCACCGCCTTCGCCCTGTCGGTGATCGCCGGCGCTTTCCTGCTGCTGGTGCTGGCCTGGCGCGGTGCGCGCCTGGCGCGGATCCAGGAGACGTTCCTCTCCCACATGGGCCACGAACTGCTCACCCCCCTGGCGGGGATCCGCCTGCACACCCAGATACTCGAGAAACACGACCTGCCCCCGGTCGGTCGTGCGTCCCTGCGCTCCATTGCGCGGGAGACGAGCCGCCTGCAGGAACTGGTCCAACGCATCCTGCGCTGGCGGGAAATCCGCTCGAGCGCCGATCTCTATCGCCGGCGACGCACCACGGCCGGTGAAATCGTCCAACAGGTCCGCCGCCTGCTCCCGGAAAGCTCCAGGGTGAAGATTCGCATCGCCTCTCCCCGGGCGCCCTTGCGGGGCGACCCCGAATCCCTGGCCGAGGCGGTGATCAACCTGATCAGCAATGCGCTCAAGTACAGCGCCGATCCGAAGCCCGTGGAACTGGCCGTGCGCCAGCTCGCCGGACGCGTGATCTTCGTGGTCAGCGACCGGGGTCCGGGCCTTCCCTCCGAGAACCGCAGCCGCATCTTCGAGCCTTTCCAGCGCAGGATACCCGCCGGCGTGGTGGATCCCGGCGGCTCCGGGCTGGGACTGGCCATCGCCTCACAAATCGCCATCGCGCACCGGGGCAAGCTCGGAGCCCTCGATCGGCGGGGGGGCGGGACGCGCTTCTACATCCACGTCCCCCTGGATCGCAGCCCATGA
- a CDS encoding response regulator transcription factor, giving the protein MTRAPHLLVVEDDRSLREGLATALAAAGYRVSTAIRGQEALEVIRHNPPDLVLLDLMLPGLDGSYVLQAARKEGYQGPVIILSARDTPEDKIYGLHAGADDYVTKPFDLGELLARIVARLRRQDEEPTLTVGAIEIDFGAGRVYRNGEAVHLTPKEFDVLALLARSHGRALSRSRIVEEVWGPEYRGTRRTVDNIIYGLRSKLEEDPESPRLLLTVRARGYCLDPSAK; this is encoded by the coding sequence ATGACCCGCGCCCCCCACCTGCTGGTGGTGGAAGACGACCGCTCCCTGCGGGAGGGCCTGGCGACGGCCCTCGCGGCAGCCGGATACCGGGTCTCCACCGCCATCCGCGGCCAGGAAGCCCTCGAGGTGATTCGTCACAACCCGCCCGATCTGGTCTTGCTCGACCTGATGCTTCCCGGCCTGGACGGCTCGTACGTGCTCCAGGCCGCACGCAAGGAGGGCTACCAGGGCCCGGTGATCATCCTCTCGGCGCGCGACACCCCGGAAGACAAGATCTACGGCCTGCACGCCGGCGCCGACGACTATGTCACCAAGCCCTTCGACCTGGGCGAGCTGCTGGCCCGGATCGTCGCCCGCCTGCGGCGCCAGGACGAAGAGCCCACCCTGACGGTCGGCGCGATCGAAATCGATTTCGGAGCCGGCCGTGTCTACCGCAACGGCGAAGCGGTGCACCTGACCCCGAAGGAATTCGACGTCCTGGCCCTGCTGGCCCGGAGCCACGGTCGCGCCCTGTCCCGCAGCCGGATCGTCGAAGAGGTCTGGGGCCCCGAATACCGTGGCACACGCCGCACCGTGGACAACATCATCTACGGCCTGCGCTCGAAGCTCGAGGAGGACCCCGAATCGCCCCGGCTTCTGCTCACGGTCCGGGCACGGGGTTACTGCCTGGATCCGTCTGCGAAGTAG
- a CDS encoding sodium:alanine symporter family protein produces MVARASDFAWGPYLLIPLLLLTGLYLTLRLRGLQFTRLGHSLYLALVVRRESGAEGDISHFQALMTALAATVGTGNIVGVALAIGAGGPGALLWMWVTGLVGMATKYSEALLSVHYRVTDPRGEQSGGPMYYLSRGISLGKVGPALGALFALFATIASFGIGNMVQSNSVADALGSSFGIPEWVTGLVIALAAGAVILGGIRSIGRFTGVFVPLMIALYTLGCGVVIATHASELPRVFAEIFTGAFSPVAATGGFAGAALREVIRQGVARGIFSNESGLGSAGIAAAAAQTREPVRQALVSMTQTFIDTIVVCSLTGLAILCTGSWTSGETGAPLTQLAFREGLPGQWGDTIVALSLSMFAFSTILGWCYYGEKSIEYLLGVGAVRPYRLLFVTSTFVGTVARLDLVWKISDLMNALMALPNLVGLLLLSGLIVKLTRRYTIGSH; encoded by the coding sequence ATGGTGGCCCGGGCCTCGGACTTCGCCTGGGGCCCCTACCTGCTGATTCCCCTGCTGCTGCTGACCGGGCTCTACCTGACCCTGCGACTGCGCGGCCTGCAGTTCACCCGGCTCGGCCACTCCCTCTACCTGGCCCTGGTGGTTCGCCGGGAGAGCGGCGCAGAGGGAGACATCTCCCACTTCCAGGCGCTGATGACCGCCCTGGCCGCCACCGTGGGTACGGGCAACATCGTCGGCGTGGCCCTGGCCATTGGAGCGGGCGGCCCCGGCGCTTTGCTGTGGATGTGGGTCACCGGACTGGTCGGCATGGCCACCAAGTACTCGGAAGCGCTGCTCTCGGTGCACTACCGCGTCACCGACCCCCGGGGCGAGCAATCGGGCGGGCCCATGTACTACCTCTCCCGGGGCATCTCCCTGGGCAAGGTGGGTCCCGCGCTGGGCGCCCTCTTCGCCCTGTTCGCCACCATCGCCTCTTTCGGCATCGGCAACATGGTGCAGTCCAACTCGGTGGCCGACGCCCTGGGCTCTTCGTTCGGTATTCCCGAGTGGGTCACCGGGCTGGTCATCGCTCTGGCGGCAGGCGCCGTGATCCTTGGCGGGATCCGCTCCATCGGTCGCTTCACCGGCGTCTTCGTCCCGCTGATGATCGCGCTCTACACGCTGGGCTGCGGCGTGGTGATCGCCACCCACGCCTCGGAGCTGCCGCGCGTCTTCGCCGAGATCTTCACCGGTGCCTTCTCGCCGGTGGCCGCCACCGGGGGCTTTGCGGGCGCGGCTCTGCGGGAGGTGATCCGCCAGGGCGTGGCCCGGGGCATCTTCTCCAACGAGTCCGGCCTCGGCTCGGCGGGTATCGCCGCTGCCGCCGCCCAGACCCGCGAGCCGGTGCGCCAGGCCCTGGTGTCGATGACCCAGACCTTCATCGACACCATCGTGGTCTGCTCGCTGACCGGCCTGGCGATTCTCTGCACCGGCAGCTGGACCAGCGGCGAGACCGGCGCTCCGCTGACCCAGCTCGCCTTTCGGGAAGGGCTGCCCGGACAGTGGGGGGACACCATCGTGGCGCTGAGCCTGTCCATGTTCGCCTTCTCCACCATCCTCGGCTGGTGCTATTACGGGGAGAAGAGCATCGAGTACCTGCTCGGCGTGGGCGCCGTGCGGCCCTACCGGCTGCTCTTCGTGACCTCGACCTTCGTCGGCACCGTCGCGCGGCTCGACCTGGTGTGGAAGATCTCCGACCTGATGAACGCCCTGATGGCGCTTCCCAACCTGGTGGGCCTTTTGCTACTCTCCGGGCTGATCGTGAAGCTCACCCGGCGCTACACGATCGGTTCCCACTGA